A segment of the Streptomyces diastaticus subsp. diastaticus genome:
TATGCGCAGTGTGCCTCGTCCCATGGCCCCATTGTCCGCGAGCGGCGAAGCGTCCGGGACCGGGCCTTGCCCGGTCGGCGGCCGGCTGCGCTACTGCTCGGTCAGCTCGCCGTCGGAGAGTTCCAGGACGCGGTCGGCGAGGCCGAGCAGAGTGGTGTCGTGGGTGGCGACCAGCGCGGTGACCCGCTCGCTGCGGACCACCGCGCGCAGCAGCTCCATGACGGCGAGGCCGGTCTCCGCGTCGAGCTGACCGGTGGGTTCGTCGGCGATGAGCAGGGCGGGGCGGTTGGCGAGGGCGCGGGCGATGGCCACGCGCTGCTGCTGGCCGCCCGAGAGCTCGCCGGGGCGCTGGCGGGCGTGGTCGGCGAGGCCGACCAGGGAGAGCAGCAGGGCGACGCGTTCCTCGCGTGCGGCGGCCTCGGCGCGGCGCAGCCGCAGCGGGACGCCGACGTTCTCGGCGGCGCTCAGCACCGGGATCAGCCCGAAGGACTGGAAGATGAAGCCGATCCGGTCCCGGCGCAGCTCCAGCAGCTCCTTCTCGCCGAGGCCGCCCAGCTCGCGCCCGTCGACGACCAGGGAGCCGCCGTCGGGCTCGTCGAGGCCGCCGACGAGGTTGAGCAGGGTGGTCTTGCCGGAGCCGGAGCGGCCCTTGAGGGCGACCAGCTCGCCGCGGGGGATGTCGAAGGAGACGCCGCGCAGCGCGTGCACGGCGCCTTCCCCGGTGCCGTACGAGCGCCGCAGCCCGCGGACCCGGACCATCGGCTCCTCCCCGGTGCCCGCCGCCGCGCCCCCGCCCTCGGTGAGCGTGCCGCCCCCCGCTGTCCGTCCCGCCATGTGCCACTCCCCCGTCGTGCCGTGCCGGGCGCCAGTATCGGTGGCGGCGCCCGGCCGGGCAAGGGGCGGCGGGGCCGGATCAGGGAGCGGTGCAGCCGCCGTCGACCAGGTGGTGGCTGCCGGGCACGAGGGAGGCTTGGCGGGAGAGGAGGAAGGCGATGACCTCGGCGACCTCCTCGGAGCGGCCGAGCCGGCCGGCCGGGTGGAGCCGCACGAGGTCGTCGTAGGCCTGCTTCTCCATGCTCTGGAGCAGCGGGGTGTCGATGAAGCCGGGGCCCACCGCGTTGGTCCGGACGCCCTGGGCGGCGTACTCGGCGGCGGCCGTCTTCGTCGGGCCGGCCACACCGTGCTCGGCGGCGACGTGGGCGGGCGAGCCGGCGAAACCGGCCGAGCCGAGGATGGAGGCGGTGTTGACGACGGCGCCGCCGCCGGCCGCGAGGGGGGGCGGGGACCTCGTGGCGCGTCGAGTGGAGGACACCGTCGGGGCCGGTAGGGACGACGCGGTTCCAGACGTCGATGCCTACTCGCCGGTGGGAGCGGACGCGCCGCCGATCCCGGCGTGTTGGACAGTCAGGTGGAGGCGCCGTACCTGTCCCGGGCGTAGCGGCCGGAGGCCGGGCCGGTCACGTCGACGGTGACGGCGGACGCCTCGACGCCCTCGTCCTTCAGCGCGGCGGCGGCCGCGGCGCCCACGGCGTTGTGGTCGGCGATGACGGCGCCCTCGCCGCCCCGGCGGGGCGGTGGCCGGCCCGATGCCGGAGGCGGCCGAGGGGGCGAGGGCGGTACGGCCGGCGAACTCGTCCGGTGCGACGGGCGCGGCGGAGGGGAGGGGCGCGCCGGTGCTCCTGGTGCCGTCCCTCTGTTCACGGTGCGTGGGGGGCCGCCAGGGCGACCTCCCCGAGGAGCACGTCGAAGCTCTGCTCGACCAGGTCGGGCAGGCGCTCGGCGGTGTCGGGGCCGCCGCGCCACCACTGGCGCAGGGCGGCCGTCAGGACACCGGCGGCGGCGCCGGCCACGACACCGGGACCGGGGTCCTCGGCCGGGTCGGTGCCGAGCCGCTCGGCGATGATGCGGACCGACTCCTCCTGGGCATCGGCCCGGATGCGCTCGAAGGCGGCGAAGAGCGTGGGTTCGTCGTCGACGAGGGCGAGCAGGGACCGCGTCCGGGGCAGTTGGTTCCGGCCCGGGGCATGGGCGTCGGCCAGCCAGTCGCGGACGGCGCGCCGGTAGGCGACGAGCGGGGGCTCGCAGGCCGGGCGGGCGCGCAGCGCGGCGTTGATGGCGGCGC
Coding sequences within it:
- a CDS encoding ABC transporter ATP-binding protein → MAGRTAGGGTLTEGGGAAAGTGEEPMVRVRGLRRSYGTGEGAVHALRGVSFDIPRGELVALKGRSGSGKTTLLNLVGGLDEPDGGSLVVDGRELGGLGEKELLELRRDRIGFIFQSFGLIPVLSAAENVGVPLRLRRAEAAAREERVALLLSLVGLADHARQRPGELSGGQQQRVAIARALANRPALLIADEPTGQLDAETGLAVMELLRAVVRSERVTALVATHDTTLLGLADRVLELSDGELTEQ
- a CDS encoding SDR family NAD(P)-dependent oxidoreductase codes for the protein MSSTRRATRSPPPLAAGGGAVVNTASILGSAGFAGSPAHVAAEHGVAGPTKTAAAEYAAQGVRTNAVGPGFIDTPLLQSMEKQAYDDLVRLHPAGRLGRSEEVAEVIAFLLSRQASLVPGSHHLVDGGCTAP
- a CDS encoding TetR/AcrR family transcriptional regulator translates to MQVTETPGEDRRRRRARRTRAALAAAALDLVLERGLGAVTVEAVAGRADVTRRTFSRHFGGKEDAALDFTRDDGAAINAALRARPACEPPLVAYRRAVRDWLADAHAPGRNQLPRTRSLLALVDDEPTLFAAFERIRADAQEESVRIIAERLGTDPAEDPGPGVVAGAAAGVLTAALRQWWRGGPDTAERLPDLVEQSFDVLLGEVALAAPHAP